CTGCAGGCAGGAAAAAAGTAAGCATCGTCTCCTTGAAAAATGACAGTATCACCTGCTGGACAATTATGGCGGCAAGCGAAATGCCGACTGCGTCGATTATAGTTATCAGCGCATCGCTAATTACAGTCATCCCTGACATTGGAACGACGCTTAAAGTCACCGTAGTGATTCCAGGCTGGCCTATGTAAATTGAAGTGCCTGCTGTTGAAAGAAAACCAATCCACGCCTCCTTTGCAAGAAGGGAAACGTAAACAGAGGTGACAGTCGAATCCATGGTGTTTAAGAACAGCTCTCCAGGGACATACAAGTCCGGGTAGCCAGTAAGGGCGCCTGCAAGCGCTGACAAAAGGACAAGCACAGAGGCCGTAGTCGCTATTATGGCGGCATTCATCACTGCCTCATATAGCTCGCTTTTTGCCCAAGTTTTCAGTTTTGCGAGGTTGAGCGCCTCGCTTGCCATGTAGGCAAGGCTGCCTGTTACAACCGAAATCATCAGTGCGGCAGTGGCAAACACAAGCCAGCCCATGTTCTTGAAAATAGTCGTGAATGTGGTTCCTATGTCAAGCATTGGGGGAAACATCAGCAAGTCCATCCAAATCCCAAATCCAAGTATTATCTAGCATTATCTAGCTATGGTCTCAGATAATAATTATTGAAGAATACAAGGCAATATACAAGGTAATCCCATTGAGTGGTTTTACACTCTCACGGATGGATTTGCCCGCTCATATTTAAAAATTGTGTGTGGGAAATTGTCTTCATGGAAGACAAGGAAAACACTAGCCTTAAGTGGCAGGCTTTTTGGGCCAAATCAAGGGCCTTTGAACCTGAGCCAAATGGGCAAAAAAAATTCTTCTTGACGGCGGCATTCCCATACCCCAACTCGCCGCAGCACATAGGGCATGCAAGAACCTATACCACAACCGACATTTATGCCAGGTTCATGCGAATGCAAGGCTACAACGTCCTGTTCCCAATGGGTTTTCACGTCACCGGAACGCCAATTCTTGCCATGGCAAAGCGCATCGCCCAAAAAGATGAAGAAATACTTGGCATCTTTGAGCGCATCTATGGAATTTCAAGGCAGCAGGCGGCAAATCTAACCAAGCCAGAAGACCTAGTCATGTATTTTTCAAAAGAGATAGAGCAGGGCATGAAGGAAATAGGCCTCTCAATTGACTGGAGAAGGAAATTTTACTCGTCCGATGACCAATTTAACCAATTCATACGCTGGCAGTTTGCCAAGCTGCACCAAGCTGGCTTCATAAAAAAGGGCGAGCACCCGGTGCCGTGGTGCCCAGTAGGACAAACTGCAATTGGCGCGCACGACACCAAGGGTGATTTAGACCCCCAGATTGAAGAGACGTCAGGAATTCTTTTTCCATTCCAGGAAGGCCATCTAATTTGCTCCACTTACCGGCCAGAAACACTTTATGGAGTGACAAATATTTGGGTGAATCAAGATGCAACATATGTGTGCGCAACAGATGGCAAGCGCAAATACTACCTGGCAAAGGAGGCACTTCAATCCCTTTCAATGCAACTTTCTGATTTGAAAGTTGAAAATGAAATAACTGCAAAAACGCTTTTGGGAATGAAAGCAAAAAATCCGCTGACCGGGGAGCAAGTGCCTGTTTTTGCGGCCTCGTTTGTTGACCCGAAACACGGCACAGGCGTTGTGATGTGCGTGCCTTCGGATGCGCCAATCGACTATCTCGCATTGCGGGACGCGGGGCTTTTGGAAAAGGTTGCCATGAGGCAAGTGCTCCAAGTAAAAGGCTTCGGGCAATTTGCTGCAAAGGAGCTTGTGGAAAAGATGGGCGTAAAGGACCAGCTAGACCCCAAGGCAATTGAAGCAAAGCATATTCTCTACAAGGCATCTGCGTACGAAGGCGTGATGGTTGTCGGCGAATTTACGGGCATGAGGGGCGTGGATGCCAAGGAAAAAATGGAAACCAAACTGAAAGCTGAGAACAAGGCGCTCCCAATTTACGAAATAGCAAACGGCCCCATCTACTCCCGGTTCGGCGGGCTTGTCGGCGTTAAAATCGTGAAAGACCAATGGTTCATTGATTATGGCGATGAAAAATGGAAGGCATCTGCGCGCGAATGCCTCTTGCAAATGCGGATTTTGCCAGAGAAAACCAGAAAGGAGTACGATTACACCCTTGAGTGGCTCAAGGAGAAGGCCTGCACCCGCTCGGCAGGCTTGGGCACGCGCTTTCCGTTTGATGAAACAAAAATGATTGAGGCGCTTTCCGACTCGACAGTTTACATGGCGTTCTACACCATCGCTCACATCGCGATGAAAATGAAGCCGGAGCAGCTGACCGAACAGTTATTTGACTACGTTTTCCTTGGCCGCAGCCCTGCAGGCAAGCTTCCCCCTGAAGCGGAGCAAATGCGCACTCAATTTTCCTACTGGTATCCGCTTGATTCGCGCCATTCCGCCTCAGACCTTGTCCACAATCACCTGACTTTTTTGATATTCAACCATGTAGCTATTTTCCCTAAAAATATTTGGCCGCGCCAGATTGCCACCAACGGTTTTGTGCTAATGGATGGCAAGAAAATGTCCAAGTCAATGGGCAACATCATGCCGCTTCGAAAGGCAATTGAAACATACGGAGCCGACGTTGTCAGGTTTTCAGTAGTAAATGGCGCAGAGCTAAAGGAAGACTCCGACTTTTCGCAA
Above is a genomic segment from Candidatus Parvarchaeota archaeon containing:
- the leuS gene encoding leucine--tRNA ligase, yielding MEDKENTSLKWQAFWAKSRAFEPEPNGQKKFFLTAAFPYPNSPQHIGHARTYTTTDIYARFMRMQGYNVLFPMGFHVTGTPILAMAKRIAQKDEEILGIFERIYGISRQQAANLTKPEDLVMYFSKEIEQGMKEIGLSIDWRRKFYSSDDQFNQFIRWQFAKLHQAGFIKKGEHPVPWCPVGQTAIGAHDTKGDLDPQIEETSGILFPFQEGHLICSTYRPETLYGVTNIWVNQDATYVCATDGKRKYYLAKEALQSLSMQLSDLKVENEITAKTLLGMKAKNPLTGEQVPVFAASFVDPKHGTGVVMCVPSDAPIDYLALRDAGLLEKVAMRQVLQVKGFGQFAAKELVEKMGVKDQLDPKAIEAKHILYKASAYEGVMVVGEFTGMRGVDAKEKMETKLKAENKALPIYEIANGPIYSRFGGLVGVKIVKDQWFIDYGDEKWKASARECLLQMRILPEKTRKEYDYTLEWLKEKACTRSAGLGTRFPFDETKMIEALSDSTVYMAFYTIAHIAMKMKPEQLTEQLFDYVFLGRSPAGKLPPEAEQMRTQFSYWYPLDSRHSASDLVHNHLTFLIFNHVAIFPKNIWPRQIATNGFVLMDGKKMSKSMGNIMPLRKAIETYGADVVRFSVVNGAELKEDSDFSQSAATGVSSRLRQLEELVLNAAKKMQGNWGTIGQMPDETLADRWFFSRLHSRLGAAMEQYRSLALREIGQELFFNTLNDLSWYMKRTKTPKLGRFFSLWLPALHPVMPHFTLEAWQLLGLDSGIGKSEENKGPKADLTTHQFPAVFEGKINTLALDMEGLVISTFGDIKHILGLLKSGYLKESGKPGKITLFVGGEWKHKLLQIVIKNRAAEKSIKEAMADPEINKHSKQVPKLVLSYTKNINTLTGPSLSPGQEFEALCDAASFFKEELGCDVFVLHEDKAAESQVQKAQNALPGKVAILVE